The Mycteria americana isolate JAX WOST 10 ecotype Jacksonville Zoo and Gardens chromosome 2, USCA_MyAme_1.0, whole genome shotgun sequence genome contains the following window.
ttattgTGATGATAACTGATAGGGCTGCCGTAGGATTAATTAAGATTGCAGAGAATTTGACAAAATAACCGAATACTCCCTGAAGACATGTGACTGAGGGTGACTGTGCTgaatttttgttcctctttccccaaaacaaagtTTTGTTCCATCAAATACTGAGCAAAATAAGTAACTATgtttggacttctttttttccttttattcactCCCGGAGTCAGTGAATTTCTTTGTATGTCGTCAGATCTAGAAATGTCATATACCTTTTGTGGTAagtaaaaaatagcttttttttttcttactggcaTTTGCACAATAATTGCTGTAGTCTGAGAAAATGTGAActttctttcaaatgtatttctttgatgaatacagaaaaataaaaagaagttcaGCTGGAGTATATTTCTGTTATTAATTACCCTGTTACAAGAATTATACTGCATAGGCGTAAATATTACCAcaatgctgggagcagcagctaaGAGAGAAGTTTATCCCAAGTAAAGCAGGCATGTTTCAGTTCAGGAAATAGAAGATAAGGGATTTAAACTTGTTTTGCAAGTACTGTATTGTATAAATTATCCACATTGATTTAACCAATATATTACAATGAAAAGTTTTAAGTATATGGAGAAAAAAGGGGAATGTGATACTCTGCCAGGCTAGAGGATCAGTTAGGCTCTGGCACAACATACCGTGTCCCTTCTTGCTGTGTCTGTGTCGTAGACCACTGGATCTATGTAGTTCACTGAGGTTTTTCAGTCGATTCTGCAACAACTTGGTACCTCCCTGATGTCCACGTTGAACAGGGTCAGTGTGCCCCTGCAGACTCAGTGGCAAGAAGGTGGGCTTTTGAGGAGATATTTCACAAGGAAAAGACCAGGTCTTTTGAAATCTGTGTGCATTACCAGTGTATATCACCTGTAAAATAGCTATATAAACTGAGAcatggggtgtgggggggaatgTTTATTTTGGGTACTTTGCTTTACATTAATACTCACATTAAAAATTTAACAAGGGTAAAAGTGGTGGTACTTAAGCTTGCAAATCAAACCTTTGAGACCATGGTGAGTTTTGTTTGCCGTTTATCCTGTTGTAATTTCCCGTGCGTAGTTGTATTCGAGATGAGAAGCTGACTGCTGGGTTACCAACAGCTGGACAGTCTCCCTTTGCACGCCCCTTGCTTTAATCCCCAAAACACAAGACCGAACCCCTCACTGTAAATCACCCTGCCATCCCGTTTGCTCCGGCCAGCGCTCAGCTGGGTTGGCCCGGGgagctccccttccccaccctgcctCCAGGCCCCCAGCAAGCAGGGCACTTCTTCAGCGTGGGCACACTCGGGAGGGCAGAAGCAAGCTGAATTGAATAGACTtacttcctaaaataaaaataaaaatactgactGGAAATCCTTCCAAGGGCTGTCACggaatgattttttaaaaattaaaatatcagataATGGGCGTCTAAATTTGATTAGATACAGGTTGTACGATGCTTTATCACACCGCATCTGACACTGTGCATTGTACAACGTTAGGTGAGTACAAAGCAAATATACTCAAAGGCTTATTTACATTATCCTGGAAAATATGCTGgtacattaaaaacatatttagatGTTGTCAGCAAGTTTATATAGATTCCATGGTTAGCATAAGTAGGGATATTTTCAGCAGAGGACCACACTGGCTTAATGCTAATAAAAAGTTTGTGTaacttcaaaagagaaataaaggtaCTTTTGCCTCTGAGTTTTCTGTGCAAAATATCATCAACCCAACAACTGGCTTTTCTTACTACTTAATTTCAAAGTAATATAATATTATTTCTAAGCAtataaataatcagaaataacgtttaaaatacatatttaatgttTATTATGGATATTTATATTAGACAATTTTATAGTATATACcttacattaaatacattttaaaatgtgtgtttattgtaagtgtgtatatatgtgtatttttataattttactgGAGAAGCCTATTCACACAAAcaatatgaaatacttttttgTCCTGTAGATTCTACAGCTCATGATTTCATGTTTAATCTGACACCTTGCAGCATCATGAACAAATCCATCTGGAACGCTGATCTTACCTGGATTCCAAGTGAGTCCTTCTTGACTAGAGAATTATATTCTACAAATGCGAAAAAATGAATACAAGCAAAAAGCTGACACTTTATCCTAAATGTCAAATTATTTAGGAGATGAGTTACTGTGATTAAAAATGGAGTAGATAAATGCTAATAACGGACAGACATGATGATTTGTGAAAATAAGTGTGCTTGAGTTTTGCTTGTTGGAACAGTTACCAGAGCTCTGCACACTGACTGGCACTGTACATGCAAATCTGAGATGGTTTAGGTGCACGTGCATTTgcctggaagaagcagagaagctTTTGCAGCACACAGCTCTTCTGGCCTGAAGAAGATCCAAGTCCTTTTAAGGACAGAGAATATCATTAGGCTAACCAAGTATGGCAGGGCTTCTACTAAGAATATGGATGTTCCAGAAGCTGGAAATGGTACTGGATTGTGTATGCAAACCCAACTTTAATCTTTAAACCCAGCTCTAAGCTGGCAAGCTGAGTTACTTATGAAATGGCTGTATCATAAACTTCACCTTCTGAGTAAAAACTCCGGAGCTGGGTTAAGTTTGCTTCCCTAGAAAGATATCTTTATGATGGCTACCCACATTCAGGCCAGTTTGTCTGCAACACTTGCTTAAAACTACGGAGTCTTATCTGAGTATTTATTTGGGTTACCTGTGAAGGTGAGTGAACTTTGTTAACTTCgctgaagaaattaaaacatattttgaaattgttcactcaaatattttttaagactgATGTTTTTTGTGGAAAaccagctttttgtttttctggaagtaACAGTTTTCAAGATatgtatttttgttcattttggagGGAGTCTTTACAAAATAGtgtatttcagagaaaatgagTTTTTATCTGAATAGCAtgtctgtgtatgtgtttttCCTCCCCACCAGTTATCTTTTTCTTACCTGCAATGTCTTAACTAGGAAGTGACATCACCTTTTTGAAGGTCGTCTTCAACGTCTGGTACGACAGTGCCAAAGTGTTACTCTGGAAAGAAGTCCTCTGCAGAGGAGTTGACGATGAATATTCAGTGTGTGGAACACTGAAAGGAGGTCGGTGCAGAAAATATACGATGCCTTTCCCTTGCCTGGCAGGCTGCCTCCACAACGGGGCCATATCCTGTCAGCCCTTTTTCACCACTAAGCAGATTTCTTAAAAGAGTAATTGATCATCCTGtgcagacagatttttctctccaCAATGCAGACTGATTCACCTCgcttggcaggcagcagacttCAGAGCAGGCAGTTCTCCAGTGCCAGAACCCCACTAAAATAGAGAATTTCCAAATTATATGCTTTAACATCCTTGTACTGCAGTTTCCATCTCTATAAATTAGGATTACTAATATCCTTCATCTCATTATGACACTTTTATTGTTAACGTCTCTAAAATGACATGGAACAACTACATTTGACTGGACTGTACAGAAAACTTGAGAGGAGCTAGGGGCACTACTAATATCCAGAACACAGTTTATTGAGAAAAGTGTCTGGATGGGTTTTTAAAGAGATTCTCTACACCCACGtgtaatgctttttttattaGAGAAGAGTCAATCCTCTTGTAGGGGCTAACCGACATTAACATGACACAGGCTCAGATTCAGAGAATTCAGGCAGGATGTCAGACTAAAGGCTGAAAAGACCTGTAAGGAGGTCAAAATACACAAtccatgttttcctttaaaaatcagtatcagCTCTCTTCGTTTATCATTCAGCTGAACTACTATTACAAGTTAAATTATTGGAGTTATCACAGTAGGATGGGTCTATAGGAGATGTTGCAGGAGCATCGTGGTTAACTTCCATTTTCTAACGTGGTTTAGACAAATAGGCAGAGCTTTGGGAGAAGACACAGGTGAGGGCTTTATCACTGGAAGAGTAAATGGCATTGGCACTGCTGCTGAGAGATATGCCATGTTGCTTTGGAGTTATTAGGAAGTTTGATTGATGGCTTTATGATTAAGTAACCATTTATATTATAATTATCTATGTTTTACAGCAACACTTGCAACAACGTTTGACATTAAAGGTTCAAGAACAAAGTTTCCAAAGGTacttttcagcattttatataaagaaataacaaTAGTAAAGTCACATGCTCACATGtgtatattttctgaaaagagatgTTCACCCAAACTgtagaaaacagcaaaaggaaatgtCAGAAAACTTTCTCATGCTTGAAGTGATGACTGCAGAATGGTAGCATTGCTGAAATGCTAGATGTCCTCAGGTTATTATTCCTCTATTATTCCTcctttattttataaaagaaaagacCAAAGATAGCAGTTAATGTCACCTTAATAATTCCATTTTGTTTGGTAAATTATTGTATTTCCTTTTACCTGTTTGAGAAAATCCATCCATATTCTTTCTgctcattttattctttattttacattctcTTCACATGTTGGTCTGTTCCTCCCTGAAACACTTTTCAAAGATTTGAAGAGGGATAACAATATCCAAAAGTAAAAGCAATGCTCCCGTGTTAATCCAGGAGCAGCACCAGTCCTCAGGTTAGCACACTTTCATCCAACACCCGCCTCATCAGCTGCCTGAGCCTTCCCAAGACCCTTACCGTCCCTATTAGTCCCCACAAATGTCACTAAGGAGCTCCTACTGGTACAAAATCTCCAGCCTCCCCTTAACTCAAACCTCATGGGTCTCTAACGGTGCTGAACTCCAGCCAGCCCAGCATCTCTCCTAGCCCCAGAGCTGGTAGTAGACAGGAATAATCCTCCTACAGATGAGGTGCTCATGGCAGACCTGTCACTTCCCGATGGGACTCTGCCAGACCAGGAACTAACCCTAATCATAGCCTTTGCTGTAAACTAGAAACTCTTGCAAGCCTCCCAGTCTTTAGATTAGTCCTAAGAGCCCTTCAGCTCCCAAGTGCTCATCTCCAGTTTGTCATACCAGAAGAGGAAGGTGACAGGAGTCAAAGAAGGTAGAGTAAGACCTGGGTTCAGTAGGGGCTACCAAACTATCTTCTGTCCTGGTGCCTACAAAAGTCTGTCTGTGTGAGGGTGTGAAGATGAGTAGCTAGACAGCAGCTAAACCTGGGGTGATGCTGCTTTATGGATCAGATTGCTGGATGTGGATGAGCAAAGCAGTGGGTCTGGAAGGAAGGTGGAGCTGCCGCGAGGACCGGTATTGCTTACAGCAGTGTGCACTGCGAGAACACGTGGCTGACTTAGAGTTGGACTTGCGGCTAAGGTTCCAGCAAGCAGTATCCCACTAGTCAGGGAGCAGATGCTCCATGCAGGGGGGCGAGCTGGGCCCTGACAGCGTGATTTAAGTAGGCAGCTTGAGACCTCACGCTAGGAGAAGTTCTGGTTAGACTTTGATCAGGGACTGAAGAATGACTACAGCACTCTTCTCACATGGTCCTTCCTCCCACTCTCCTCTCTCCAGCATACTTCATCCTAATCTTGACATCATGTCCAAACTCAGGACAAACTTTCTGCCACCAATAATAACATGAGGTTGCTTTAGCTTTCATCAAGCAGATGTTTGATGTATTAACATCATATGTTCACTATAAGTTGATGATTTTGGTAAACACCACTGAGAGTGAATATCCAGTACATGATTatggctgaaaacaaaacaatggacTGTCCAGTACAACAAACTCTGTTACAAGACTGGTCAGAAGCTGTGTGGTATGTAGCCTGGAGGATTTCCCTAGGACTGCCTGTAAAATACAGAGGCTGTTATTGCAACTACCTACGCTCTGCGTATGGGTATTGGGGCAAGAAAGTGGCAGAAAGTCAGCAGAAAATAGAAGTGTTGATAGGACGGAACCCTTGCTGGATGTAAGCTATAAGGGCTAATAAGGTTACTGCCtcacagcagagacagaaaagcccATTGCTGCAGAACGCAGCCTGGTGCATCAACTCTGTTCCAATTCCCATTTGTGGAGTCAGAAATGTTACTCAAGAGCACGGCCCTGGAAGGGGGAGCAGGCACCCTCGGGAGCACAGGACTCTGCTTTGAGAGAGGACCCTGACAAGTGCAAGCTGGACCACAGCCTGCTGCTGTTCCTTAGTACCCTGGCCATGAGAAGAAAGTTGAGCACTGTTTTTTTATGTACACATATATCTGAATATACCCGTGATAACAGTACCTGATaggaatctttctttttcagtcctAACAGAAAGCAGCTACTTGGACACGAGCAGGCAGCATTATgcactaattttattttctttctttttccttgcttgtttTAGGGCAATTATAACATTATTTTACAAGGATTCTCTGATGATTCTGAGAATAATATGGTTATATGCTTGAATTTAACCATGATAGTAAAACAAGATGCTTTCTGAATGCGACAAACGTTTCAAATCATTCCAGAATACAGAGATCACTTCTGCAAGCAACTGGAATCTGAGCTGTGAAATAATAAGCACACTAATTTTCCTGAGGTAGAATACACCATGTACTGTCTGGAAAGCTACACGATGGATAATCTTATCCATTTATAGCACTGCTGTAATCAGATGCTCAGCCCATGTGCACAAAATCTCTGGGAATCAGGCATCCTGATTAATCCACAGAATAACCCTGACTGGATGTCAGGCTGAGGACAGCATTTTGGTGCTGTGCCTCGAGTTATGAAAAAGTTGAGTCCTTCAGACTGTACTGAACTAATAAAGAAGTTTTGAAGTGCAAGAATCAGAAGTTTGCCAGTAGTTAAAATATAACAGCATTTGAATCTGGGAACCctgttgttttttgtggttttttttttcttttaacaataaaACTTGTTTGTACAATCaatttgagaaatgttttttattctcCTGTTATTTTCTGATTATCTTTAGAGGTTTCCTAATGTTGTGCTCTGTTTGCACCGAGCTGAACCAGAGGAGTAACAATTTGTTATGTGGTACTAGCTGATGTGAATAACATCCAAAGTGGAACATGTTTCCAGTTACACTGATCCGGTACAGCTGAATTTAGCCCTCCAGAGCTGTAACCACAACCCTGTAGCGTGTTTTTAGCTCTTACTCAGAGTCTGAGGGGCAGAGACTACACAAGCTGGCttcttcaggaggaggaggacaatcATTGCCCAACAGGTTGATCTTTTTCTCATGTCTAAAGCTCCTGCTGTGGCTTCTGCCTCTTGGGCAGCCTCATGTTCCGTACCcaccttccctctctgctgcgCCTCCGCATCCGAGACCTTTGGGAAGATCTTCATGGAGTATAAGATTTGGTCCTTAGGAAGAGAGCTGGCGTCGTTTCAGGCTTCGTGGCGCTTTGGTGCCACTGTATGGTGAAAGACAGCTGACCGGTGCCGTGTACAAATGCGTCCTGCCTTCAGACAAGTGCCCTCCTTGACGTTAGGATGCCGAGTCCTCTTTTTGTCCTCAGCCCCCAGCCAGCGGTTGCTTAGTGAGTTCAGCCACTTTTCTCTAATGGATGGGCTGGTGTTGAAGGTGCGCATTGCGCTGGCCGTTAGGTTGTGCTGTGTCTAGCAGATTGCTTccaaatgcctgaaaaaaatgaaaaaccagaacaaatcAACCCTCTTTCAGGCTGCTAAATACCAAGCGTGAAAATAAGCATGAGTGAAGCTTTTAATCTCACTTTAcatgcaaagacatttttcatactggctaccagaaaaaaaaaacctcaacagaaAACCCATACCCAAGTATGTAGGTACTCCATTTAAAAATTGGTTTCAATATAGCTAGTTAGGCGATCTAAAGCAAAAGCAtcaaaagtcaataaaaatataaGAGGTAGAACTACGTTATGGTGGAGACATGAAGCCACGATTACATCCAAGTGGCAACAGCAAAGCATCTGTGCTTGCGTTCAGTCCACAGACCATTCCAGGAGCAGTCCATGATGGAGTACCGCAGCAGCACATTTGAACCAAGTTACTAGAGTTGCAATCAGTTTCCTCTTAATCTAAAATATCAGTCAAAAAGCAGCCAGAGAGCCTGATAACCAAGTCctacttttcttcttctattttgcTCATTTCAAATAGTATTACTGGTCTAGGGAACAGTCTTACGGTATGATGTCCCTGTGTACCCATTTCACAGTGTCCGGCAACCACCAGGAGAAGCCTCAAAACAGTTTTTAGTGACAAAGTGTTCTGAGATTTTTGCTGCCCTGAATTATTCGAGGTGttggaagaaatgttttgtttactAAGCAGCAAGTACCAAAGGCAGTAGAGACTATCAGCTCCTGGAAATCAAGGACATTCACATGCTCTACTTTCCATAAGCACACATTTTAATACCTTATAGATGTTAAAGAAAACTTACAGTATATGGAAAGGGAGAAATAGAATTTCTGTGTCTAAATAGGGACATTTACAGATAAACATATGTATTCAGTAGCTTGCATTGCAGACTTTTATAGTGTAGATCTTCAGCCGAAGGGTTATGATTACACATGCCAGCAGATAGGATTGCGAGGCAGAACGCAGGAGCCACAACTTTATAAAGCAAAGACCTTTCAAAGGCCTCGAGCTCTCTCCTGTGCACGACTGAAGGTCTCCGCTTATTGCAGCGCTGGTGGCTGCCGTGCCACGTTCCCCCATGGACAAGAGGAGACGGGTTTTTGTAAGGTGTAAGATCAGGCAAACAGCTTACCCCAAAATCGCCCCGATACCATAGGCTGAAGGgcacagctgaaggcagagcttTGCTCTGCGTGTCTTGTTCCCGGGACAGAGCTGTTACAAggccttcctttcttctgctatTGTCCGGAGTTGACAACAGTTatcatttaacttttttcctttccaaactttCCTGAGCCCATATTCAGGGCTCTGCAGCAAAGAGGAGTCTACTTAGGCCGAGGTGAATTACTTGGACCCGGTGAAGACTgatcttttctttaatttattgGGTCAGTAAACTTTGatccagtttttatttcttcatttcccagCTCTGTCCAGAGTTTGAATGGTGTGAATGCTGTGAAGTAAACCATTCACTAAGTATTTCTTGCTTA
Protein-coding sequences here:
- the LY96 gene encoding lymphocyte antigen 96; its protein translation is MFGLLFFLLFTPGVSEFLCMSSDLEMSYTFCDSTAHDFMFNLTPCSIMNKSIWNADLTWIPRSDITFLKVVFNVWYDSAKVLLWKEVLCRGVDDEYSVCGTLKGATLATTFDIKGSRTKFPKGNYNIILQGFSDDSENNMVICLNLTMIVKQDAF